A portion of the Scleropages formosus chromosome 13, fSclFor1.1, whole genome shotgun sequence genome contains these proteins:
- the LOC108925215 gene encoding transmembrane protein 47-like yields the protein MSADESYVLRPFKLVAVLCVFLALGLDVAALLSPAWVTAERFSLSLWQSCRKVSSAWQCASTLSTDWQVATMVLLLTGATVTLVAFLIALISLCRGTQRKHYRTVAVFLFTAVVLQACALILYPIKFIDGTVLQIYHEFNWGYGMGWGATIFMLGGGILFCLRTDMYEDALY from the exons ATGTCCGCGGACGAGTCCTACGTGCTGCGGCCCTTCAAGCTCGTCGCCGTGCTCTGCGTGTTCCTCGCGCTCGGGCTCGACGTGGCCGCGCTGCTCAGTCCCGCGTGGGTCACGGCGGAGCGCTTCTCGCTGTCGCTCTGGCAGTCCTGCAGGAAGGTGTCCTCCGCGTGGCAGTGCGCGTCCACGCTGAGCACGG ACTGGCAGGTCGCCACCATGGTGCTGCTGCTCACCGGCGCGACCGTCACCCTGGTGGCCTTCCTCATCGCACTCATCTCGCTGTGCCGGGGAACGCAGCGGAAGCATTACCGCACCGTGGCCGTTTTCCTCTTCACTGCCG TGGTCCTCCAGGCGTGCGCGCTCATCCTCTACCCGATCAAGTTCATCGACGGGACGGTCCTGCAGATCTACCACGAGTTCAACTGGGGCTACGGCATGGGCTGGGGAGCCACCATCTTCATGCTGGGGGGCGGCATTCTGTTCTGTCTTCGAACCGACATGTACGAGGACGCGCTGTACtga